One genomic segment of Cottoperca gobio chromosome 21, fCotGob3.1, whole genome shotgun sequence includes these proteins:
- the col4a2 gene encoding collagen alpha-2(IV) chain isoform X3 — MSGTMQGQHNRGLNNLRLLLLCLSISILASGVYAGGKKHSGPCGGRDCSGGCKCFPEKGGRGNPGSLGPQGHQGPSGRPGDAGIQGPKGEKGDRGRGGFIGPKGNVGMTGIPGFSGNDGIPGHPGQAGPRGRPGADGCNGTQGDSGLPGQPGYNGSPGFPGQPGWKGQKGDTLELSVYMERFRGDPGTPGVNGICGLPGNQGWQGNRGFTGPKGPQGTPGPRGPKGTMTTVLKGHRGEPGESGQPGPQGNSTHQQVLPPYGPSGPRGPNGLKGTAGDPADNKGETGVMGFHGGRGAAGEDGRPGPRGDFGEQGPKGRGGSKGERGDPGQLISSGSSWPWSTAGGPPGPPGVQGPEGERGPVGDQGIPGPPGRYASQTQQQVLDFIGPFGIKGESGDKGQSGDPGLPADRAGLPGTDGRPGAKGLPGPKGTWAEFFKGAPGGRGRPGNAGFKGVKGNHGVCECIVVNSSPGLPGPAGDHGDAGMTGEFGQRGDLGEPGPEGDSGFPGSRGLSGVPGLKGRKGEERVSSERGYPGDSGVSGRDGESGVFGAPGRNGFPGIPGSRGLPGEGPKGELGDKGFPGSPGRPGATGLSGQDGTVLGGHKGQQGLPGDDGLAGYNGVPGTPGSPGPCDTFPGPPGLPGPPGPSGLTGFPGPLGQTGPQGPLGAHGVKGDTGDQGIGGRPGPSGFSGPRGDRGFPGGKGSDGVPGVPGVSGRYGAQGEKGVHGEIFGASAGSPGDPGLPGLQGNKGQTGDSGEQGYSGMDGMPGMIGFKGERGPLGLQGEEGRPGPAGKYGYPGDPGRAGTPGPQGVTGQPGFTGERGTEGEPGSPGPVGLKGFPGQFGNDGAVGEYGPTGQPGETGADGRPGVLGMKGYKGSPGMPGFEGTRGNLGGKGFSGFSGEPGVLGQGGPKGVTGQSGAKGDRGLRGPSGDKPQIPGQLVFDMKGTKGDYGQYGNQGFTGQRGIKGLPGVPGYEGTHGLPGEPSNKKGYHGDPGAEGLLGIKGMPGPTGNQGITGFEGMPGNKGIKGSPGAYGASGDKGKSGFKGEKGPRIDLPGTTGLRGEHGLPGEPGQKGLFGPTGDRGIPGFGGIEGKKGEWGDPGILGYPGSDGQKGTPGNQGQKGFPGSPGKEGYPGVRGFTGNKGFLGLKGLYGLHGLKGQKGIPGTPGLDTTGPAGEQGIKGEKGEGGYPNSQPGLPGTVGLKGFQGPLGDRGQPGLPGFRGPVGPNGTAEKPGHSGDPGSGGPNGYQGFPGPKGLPGADAFPGEKGVRGISGFPGVPGRKGFKGDQGSFGHRGPNGVSGKKAVKGDQGVMGVPGTIGLKGEKGPTGPKGNTGLTGFQGYPGNQGPLPIPIRIPGERGPNGPQGIKGPQGISGEVGPQGPPGDTGFMGPIGQKGMPGIGGRSGTPGFRGELGQMGHPGLQGMEGHRGNPGSPGLPGMPGRSVSVGYLLVKHSQSEQTPMCPVGMSKLWDGYSLLYFEGQEKAHNQDLGLAGSCLRRFNTMPFLYCNPGDICYYASRNDKTYWLSTSAPLPMMPVEEGEIKPYISRCSVCEAPSVAIAIHSQDITIPQCPAGWRSMWIGYSFLMHTAAGNEGGGQSLSSPGSCLEDFRATPFFECNGAKGTCHYFANKYSFWLTSIDQSFHTEAASETLKAGQLLSRISRCQVCMKNL, encoded by the exons GGTAACCCTGGGTCTCTAGGTCCTCAGGGTCACCAGGGGCCTTCAGGGAGACCAGGCGATGCAGGCATCCAAGGACCAAAGGGGGAGAAAGGTGACCGCGGCCGTGGTGGATTCATAGGTCCTAAAGGAAATGTG GGAATGACCGGCATTCCTGGGTTTTCTGGAAACGATGGCATACCT GGCCACCCAGGACAAGCTGGACCCCGTGGAAGGCCCGGTGCAGACGGCTGTAACGGGACACAGGGAGACTCAGGGCTACCAGGACAACCCGGCTATAATGGCTCACCTGGTTTTCCT gGACAACCAGGATGGAAGGGGCAGAAGGGGGACACTCTGGAGCTGAGTGTGTACATGGAGCGCTTCAGG GGAGATCCAGGCACACCAGGGGTCAACGGAATATGT GGGCTTCCAGGAAACCAAGGTTGGCAGGGTAACAGAGGCTTTACAGGaccaaag GGTCCCCAAGGTACTCCAGGTCCCCGTGGGCCAAAG GGCACTATGACCACAGTGCTTAAGGGACACAGAGGAGAACCA GGGGAAAGCGGACAGCCAGGGCCGCAAGGAAACTCTACTCATCAGCAAGTTCTGCCCCCCTATGGACCCTCG ggACCTCGTGGACCGAATGGTCTGAAAGGAACAGCAGGAGATCCA GCTGACAACAAAGGAGAAACTGGTGTGATGGGATTCCATGGGGGCCGG GGTGCAGCTGGTGAAGATGGGCGCCCTGGACCAAGG GGGGATTTCGGCGAACAAGGACCAAAAGGCCGAGGTGGTTCTAAG GGAGAAAGAGGTGATCCAGGACAACTGATTTCATCAGGATCCTCATGGCCCTGGTCTACGGCAG GTGGTCCTCCCGGTCCCCCTGGTGTGCAGGgcccagagggagagaggggaccGGTAGGAGACCAAGGCATCCCCGGACCCCCTGGACGCTACGCCTCGCAAACACAGCAACAAG TTTTGGATTTCATAGGGCCATTTGGTATAAAGGGGGAATCAGGAGACAAGGGCCAATCAGGTGATCCAGGACTCCCTGCTGACAGGGCAGGACTCCCTGGCACCGACGGGCGCCCAGGGGCCAAAGGCCTTCCAGGACCCAAAGGAACAT GGGCTGAGTTCTTCAAGGGGGCTCCTGGTGGGAGAGGAAGGCCGGGCAATGCAGGCTTTAAAGGAGTGAAAG GTAATCATGGGGTGTGTGAATGCATTGTTGTAAACTCTTCACCGGGGCTACCTGGACCTGCCGGTGACCACGGCGATGCTGGGATGACTGGAGAGTTTGGTCAGAGGGGTGATTTAGGAGAGCCAGGTCCCGAAGGAGACTCTGGATTCCCT GGATCTCGTGGGCTCAGCGGTGTGCCGGGCCTTAAGGGTCgaaaaggggaagagagagtgTCCTCAGAGAGAG GATATCCTGGAGACTCAGGGGTTTCTGGGCGAGATGGTGAGTCGGGAGTGTTTGGTGCTCCAGGCCGAAATGGTTTTCCTGGTATCCCTGGGAGCCGAGGTCTTCCG GGAGAAGGTCCTAAAGGAGAACTTGGAGACAAAGGTTTTCCAGGTTCGCCCGGTCGACCCGGTGCAACCGGGCTAAGTGGACAAGACGGTACAGTCCTTGGAGGGCACAAGGGCCAACAGGGTTTACCTGGTGACGACGGCCTGGCAGGTTATAATGGAGTTCCAGGAACACCTGGCAGCCCAG GTCCTTGTGATACTTTTCCTGGACCTCCTGGGCTGCCTGGACCTCCAGGTCCCAGTGGATTAACAGGTTTCCCAG GTCCTCTCGGCCAAACAGGACCACAGGGTCCACTTGGAGCACATGGAGTGAAAGGAGACACAGGAGATCAAGGCATAGGGGGCCGTCCTGGACCATCAG GTTTTTCGGGCCCCCGTGGAGACCGTGGGTTTCCTGGCGGCAAAGGTTCAGACGGAGTCCCAGGTGTGCCCGGTGTGTCCGGTCGATACGGTGCGCAAGGTGAGAAGGGTGTTCACGGAGAAATCTTCGGAGCATCGGCAGGATCCCCCGGTGACCCAGGGCTGCCTGGGCTTCAAGGGAATAAAGGCCAGACCGGTGATTCAGGAGAGCAAGGCTATTCAG GAATGGACGGCATGCCTGGTATGATCGGCTTCAAGGGTGAGCGGGGCCCTTTAGGCCTGcagggggaggaagggaggcCTGGGCCAGCGGGAAAGTACGGCTACCCCGGTGATCCTGGGCGAGCGGGTACACCTGGGCCGCAAGGTGTTACTGGACAGCCAG GTTTCACTGGAGAGAGGGGAACTGAAGGAGAACCAGGCTCTCCAGGTCCAGTTGGATTAAAAGGCTTCCCAGGGCAATTTGGTAATGATGGTGCCGTTGGAGAGTATGGCCCAACAGGTCAACCGGGAGAGACTGGTGCAGATGGACGGCCAGGAGTTCTAGGAATGAAGG GATACAAAGGGTCTCCTGGCATGCCAGGCTTTGAGGGGACCAGGGGCAATCTAGGGGGGAAGGGCTTCAGTGGGTTCAGTGGGGAACCTGGAGTGCTGGGCCAAGGTGGTCCAAAAGGAGTGACGGGTCAAAGTGGAGCGAAAG GCGATCGGGGTTTGAGAGGGCCATCCGGGGACAAGCCTCAAATCCCCGGCCAGTTGGTTTTTGACATGAAGGGAACCAAGGGAGACTATGGACAATATGGAAATCAAGGTTTCACCGGGCAGAGAG GTATTAAGGGTTTGCCCGGTGTGCCGGGCTACGAGGGAACTCACGGTCTTCCTGGAGAGCCCAGCAATAAGAAAGGTTACCATGGAGATCCGGGTGCAGAGGGACTGCTGGGGATAAAAGGAATGCCCGGCCCAACTGGAAATCAAGGAATTACTGGTTTTGAGGGAATGCCAGGCAACAAG GGAATTAAAGGAAGTCCTGGTGCCTACGGTGCATCAGGAGACAAAGGAAAGAGTGGATTTAAAG GGGAGAAAGGCCCACGCATAGATCTTCCAGGAACCACCGGCTTGAGAGGAGAGCATGGTCTTCCAGGAGAACCAG GCCAGAAAGGATTATTTGGACCAACAGGGGACAGGGGCATACCAGGTTTTGGTGGAATtgaaggaaaaaaaggagagTGGGGGGATCCAGGAATATTAGGGTACCCAG GCTCTGATGGTCAGAAGGGAACTCCTGGTAACCAAGGTCAAAAAGGCTTTCCTGGATCTCCTGGAAAAGAAGGATATCCGGGTGTTCGTGgcttcacaggaaacaaag GTTTCCTTGGCCTGAAGGGTCTTTATGGATTACATGGACTGAAAGGACAGAAGGGTATCCCCGGCACACCAG GCCTGGATACcactggaccagctggagaacaAGGAAtcaaaggagagaagggagagggaggttACCCCAACAGCCAGCCAGGTTTACCTGGCACAGTGGGTTTGAAAGGTTTCCAGGGCCCTCTAG GTGACCGTGGTCAACCTGGACTGCCAGGATTTCGCGGCCCCGTAGGACCAAATGGGACCGCTGAAAAACCAGGACACAGTGGGGACCCTGGCTCTGGAGGACCTAATGGGTACCAAG GCTTCCCTGGACCCAAAGGGCTTCCTGGTGCTGATGCTTTCCCTGGAGAAAAGGGTGTACGTGGAATAAGTGGGTTTCCTGGAGTCCCTGGTAGGAAAGGATTCAAAGGAGATCAAGGTTCATTTGGACACAGGGGGCCAAATGGTGTTTCTGGGAAGAAAG CTGTGAAAGGAGATCAAGGAGTGATGGGTGTTCCTGGTACCATAGGTTTGAAGGGAGAAAAAGGGCCAACTGGTCCAAAAGGAAACACTGGACTTACAG GTTTTCAGGGGTACCCAGGGAACCAGGGTCCTCTTCCCATTCCCATCAGAATCCCAGGAGAGAGAGGCCCTAACGGACCGCAGGGTATAAAAGGACCACAGGGGATCAGCGGGGAAGTAGGGCCACAGGGCCCCCCTGGTGATACAG GTTTCATGGGACCCATTGGGCAGAAGGGCATGCCTGGGATTGGTGGTAGATCAGGAACACCTGGATTCCGTGGAGAGCTTGGACAAATGGGCCACCCTGGTCTGCAAGGCATGGAAG GTCACCGTGGCAATCCTGGTAGCCCTGGGTTACCTGGTATGCCGGGCCGAAGCGTCAGTGTGGGTTACTTGCTGGTGAAACACAGTCAATCAGAACAGACGCCCATGTGTCCTGTTGGCATGTCGAAACTGTGGGACGGCTACAGTCTGCTGTACTTTGAGGGCCAGGAAAAGGCCCACAACCAGGATCTTG GTTTGGCAGGCTCCTGCCTCCGACGGTTCAACACCATGCCCTTCCTGTACTGCAATCCTGGAGACATCTGTTACTATGCCAGCAGAAATGATAAGACCTACTGGCTGTCGACGAGTGCTCCTCTTCCCATGATGCCcgtagaggagggagagatcaAACCGTATATCAGCCGCTGCTCAGTATGCGAAGCTCCATCAGTTGCCATCGCAATCCACAGCCAGGATATCACCATCCCACAGTGTCCTGCAGGCTGGCGCAGCATGTGGATTGGATACTCCTTCCTCATG